The proteins below are encoded in one region of Acidobacteriota bacterium:
- a CDS encoding S8 family serine peptidase, whose translation MFHAPRHLTVALVLCLLAGLVPSPFAAEDDSPKWRGELAEVIRNAAPGERIPVSIILGEQLHGEALRAHAEGIKDPDRRRRILADALKNFARQHQARLRLRLEQADRAGQVRRLRFLWIGNIVAADLPVGLIREITAYPEVDHLNWEPKRDVFIGPRMTPEILPDNPLTRYRGNAGTDEIECGVDLMQAPRVWNELGNTGEGAVIAMIDSGTCWSHSDIENQIWVNPGEDLDGDGVVMDPDDQNGIDDDGNGYVDDLIGYDIGNGDNDPNDDDSHGSHTSGTVAGDGTAGTQAGMAPDARVMILRVGLQFSDEPDVWEAMQYAADNGADAISMSLGWPHDQNPDRATWRTNCENTIDLGTAMVIAAGNEGSGNEPDNIRTPGDVPRVITVGATNCSDQAASFSSRGPVTWQDVPPYNDYPYPPGLIKPDVAAPGVDTKSHNLCSGYSIKSGTSMATPHVAGAVALMKSSNPGLTHDDLKAILEDTSIDLGEPGKDNTYGSGRVDAYEAVLQSASSDGRISIRETATACSDVLHITLSDTDLKGTGTHVVEVTSETEPNGESVTLTETSATSGVFKGEISTDPGPPTTDGLIQVADGDTVVVTYIDADDGQGGTNVEKTDTSAVDCRGPVISAVETTDIDNTSATIRWTTDEQSDSLVRYDTTRPPGLEAGDSARVTQHAVPLTGLAECTVYYYDVTSADSLANSTTDDNNGQYYRFETYGDFADIGIAPCHQGQITLDQSIYACSDTVTVSVTDLDLNTDSGLVETVSVKVSSSAEPDGEWIVLTEENANSARFVGSIDMAPGAAIAGDGLLQAGDGNLVTATYHDADDGTGSPATTSRTSTTDCAAPVGSGVAISRLAHSWAEISWTTDEPSTTRLEYGPDAQLGNLVEDSALSTSHTVFIDGFDACQTVFFRVGGTDAYGNDLQLDTGNGPFHFSTMEVPGLYFYEGFEQGVGEWILGTEWEIASPAGKGGSRGNPDPGAAFVGASVLGLDLSGTGSYAGDYEPNAHSAAASGRILCSNCQNTELIFRRYLNVQSSDNAELAVISNGKDVVWNNGGATITENGWTEQRYDISAFADGKPFIQLRFSIDADGSAQYSGWNVDELIVKDGSLADYTACGDCGAAPSGRGLNAAEDVDACGTAGIRVEWEAATSWGTGTSGTYALYRGTTPDFVPDSGTLVAAGLTDTFYQDDNAPVDTTVWYLVRAENDETCSSGPNNGGLLDDNDNRLSAIDTTSRPAAGSPADSLRVAKVNDAHARLSWQPTPDTAHFIVRRSESPDMAGALDLGQTPETWIEDRDALTNAKHFFYKVVAVNPCGQETP comes from the coding sequence ATGTTCCACGCCCCCCGTCACCTGACCGTAGCTCTCGTTTTGTGCCTGCTCGCGGGCCTCGTTCCGTCGCCCTTCGCCGCCGAAGACGACTCGCCCAAGTGGCGTGGCGAGTTGGCCGAGGTGATCCGCAACGCGGCGCCCGGCGAACGGATCCCCGTCAGCATCATCCTCGGTGAACAACTCCATGGCGAGGCCCTCAGGGCCCACGCCGAAGGCATCAAGGATCCTGACCGGCGGCGGCGCATTCTCGCGGACGCGCTGAAAAACTTCGCCCGTCAGCATCAGGCCCGCCTGCGCCTGCGACTCGAACAAGCCGACCGGGCCGGCCAGGTGCGACGGCTGCGTTTCCTCTGGATCGGCAACATCGTGGCCGCCGATCTGCCCGTGGGCCTGATTCGTGAGATCACCGCCTATCCGGAAGTCGATCACCTCAATTGGGAACCCAAGCGGGACGTTTTCATCGGCCCCCGGATGACCCCTGAAATCCTTCCCGACAATCCCCTCACCCGCTACCGGGGCAACGCCGGCACGGACGAGATCGAATGCGGCGTGGACCTGATGCAGGCTCCGCGAGTCTGGAACGAGCTGGGCAACACTGGTGAGGGGGCCGTGATCGCGATGATCGACTCGGGGACTTGCTGGAGCCACTCAGACATCGAGAACCAGATCTGGGTCAACCCTGGAGAAGACCTCGACGGCGACGGGGTGGTGATGGACCCCGACGACCAGAACGGCATCGATGACGACGGTAACGGCTACGTCGACGACCTGATCGGTTACGACATCGGCAACGGCGACAACGATCCCAACGACGACGATTCACACGGCTCCCACACCTCCGGCACCGTGGCCGGAGACGGCACCGCCGGAACCCAGGCCGGCATGGCCCCCGATGCCCGGGTGATGATTCTTCGGGTGGGCTTGCAGTTCTCCGACGAACCTGATGTGTGGGAGGCCATGCAATACGCCGCCGACAACGGCGCCGACGCGATCTCCATGAGTCTCGGCTGGCCTCACGACCAGAACCCCGACCGCGCCACTTGGCGTACCAACTGCGAGAACACCATCGACCTCGGAACCGCGATGGTCATCGCCGCCGGCAACGAAGGCTCCGGAAACGAACCGGACAATATCCGGACGCCGGGCGACGTGCCCCGGGTGATCACCGTCGGCGCCACCAACTGCAGCGATCAGGCGGCTTCCTTCTCCAGCCGTGGACCGGTCACCTGGCAGGACGTACCGCCTTACAACGACTACCCCTACCCGCCGGGCCTGATCAAGCCGGACGTGGCGGCCCCGGGCGTGGACACCAAGTCGCACAACCTCTGCAGCGGTTATTCGATCAAATCCGGTACTTCCATGGCCACCCCCCACGTGGCCGGTGCCGTGGCCCTGATGAAGAGTTCGAACCCCGGCCTGACCCACGACGACCTCAAGGCGATCCTCGAGGACACGTCCATCGACCTCGGTGAGCCGGGCAAGGACAACACCTATGGTTCAGGCCGCGTCGATGCCTACGAGGCGGTGCTGCAGAGTGCTTCGTCCGATGGAAGAATCAGCATCCGGGAAACCGCCACAGCGTGCAGCGACGTGCTCCACATCACCCTCTCGGACACGGACCTCAAAGGCACCGGTACCCACGTCGTCGAGGTCACCTCCGAAACAGAACCCAACGGAGAAAGCGTGACTCTCACCGAGACTTCCGCCACCTCTGGAGTGTTCAAGGGTGAGATCAGCACCGATCCGGGCCCGCCGACCACCGACGGCCTGATCCAGGTCGCCGACGGGGACACGGTCGTGGTGACCTACATCGACGCGGACGACGGCCAGGGAGGCACCAACGTGGAGAAGACCGACACCTCCGCCGTCGATTGCCGGGGACCGGTGATCAGCGCTGTGGAAACGACGGACATCGACAACACGTCGGCTACCATCCGCTGGACCACCGATGAGCAGTCGGACAGCCTCGTGCGCTACGACACGACGCGGCCCCCGGGCCTGGAGGCCGGCGACAGCGCCCGGGTCACCCAGCACGCCGTCCCCTTGACCGGCCTCGCGGAGTGCACGGTCTACTATTACGACGTGACCAGCGCCGACAGCCTGGCCAACTCCACAACCGATGACAACAACGGTCAGTACTATCGCTTCGAAACCTACGGTGACTTCGCGGATATTGGCATCGCACCCTGCCATCAGGGGCAGATCACCCTCGATCAGTCGATCTACGCCTGCTCCGACACGGTCACGGTTTCGGTCACCGATCTCGACTTGAACACCGACTCCGGTCTCGTCGAGACCGTCTCGGTCAAGGTATCGAGCTCCGCCGAGCCCGACGGCGAGTGGATCGTCCTCACCGAGGAGAACGCCAACAGTGCCCGCTTCGTCGGCTCGATCGACATGGCTCCCGGCGCGGCGATCGCGGGCGATGGTCTGCTGCAGGCCGGTGACGGCAACCTGGTCACCGCCACCTACCATGACGCCGACGACGGCACGGGCTCGCCGGCGACCACCTCGCGTACCTCCACCACGGACTGCGCGGCGCCGGTCGGCAGCGGCGTGGCCATCTCTCGCCTGGCCCACAGCTGGGCCGAAATCTCCTGGACCACGGACGAGCCCTCCACGACCCGTCTCGAGTACGGACCCGACGCCCAGTTGGGCAACCTTGTCGAAGACAGTGCCCTGAGTACGAGTCATACGGTCTTCATCGACGGCTTCGATGCCTGTCAGACCGTCTTCTTCAGGGTGGGAGGCACGGACGCGTACGGGAACGACCTGCAACTCGACACGGGCAACGGTCCCTTCCACTTCAGCACCATGGAAGTCCCCGGCCTCTATTTCTACGAGGGCTTCGAGCAAGGGGTCGGCGAGTGGATCCTCGGCACCGAATGGGAAATCGCGTCTCCTGCGGGCAAGGGCGGCAGCCGCGGCAACCCCGACCCCGGCGCCGCGTTCGTCGGCGCCTCGGTGCTCGGCCTGGATCTCTCGGGAACCGGATCCTACGCGGGCGACTACGAACCGAACGCCCACTCCGCCGCCGCCTCGGGACGCATCCTCTGCAGCAACTGCCAGAACACGGAGTTGATTTTCCGCCGTTACCTCAACGTCCAGAGTTCGGACAACGCGGAACTGGCCGTCATCAGCAACGGCAAGGACGTCGTCTGGAACAACGGCGGAGCGACGATCACCGAAAACGGCTGGACCGAACAACGCTATGACATCAGCGCCTTCGCCGACGGAAAACCCTTTATCCAGCTTCGCTTCTCCATCGATGCCGACGGCTCCGCGCAGTACAGCGGCTGGAATGTGGACGAGTTGATCGTCAAGGACGGCTCCCTGGCCGACTACACGGCCTGCGGCGACTGCGGGGCGGCCCCCTCGGGCCGGGGCTTGAATGCCGCGGAAGATGTCGATGCCTGCGGAACGGCGGGCATCCGGGTCGAGTGGGAAGCCGCGACCTCGTGGGGCACGGGCACTTCGGGCACCTATGCCCTCTACCGCGGCACGACCCCGGATTTCGTACCGGACAGCGGCACCCTGGTCGCCGCGGGCCTGACCGACACGTTCTACCAGGACGACAACGCTCCGGTGGACACCACCGTGTGGTACCTGGTGCGCGCGGAGAACGACGAAACCTGTTCATCGGGCCCCAACAACGGCGGGCTTCTGGACGACAACGACAACCGGCTGTCGGCGATCGATACCACCTCCCGACCGGCCGCCGGCTCCCCCGCCGATTCCCTGCGGGTCGCGAAGGTCAACGACGCCCATGCCCGCCTGAGCTGGCAACCGACTCCCGACACGGCCCACTTCATCGTCCGCCGGTCGGAATCGCCGGACATGGCCGGCGCGCTGGACCTGGGACAGACCCCCGAAACCTGGATCGAAGACCGGGATGCCCTGACCAACGCGAAGCACTTCTTCTACAAGGTGGTGGCGGTCAATCCCTGCGGCCAGGAAACGCCCTGA